A stretch of Blautia liquoris DNA encodes these proteins:
- a CDS encoding DUF362 domain-containing protein, with protein sequence MSSKVYYLNDRAGSMMDSIPFKGVKVLKDAGLAGMIKPGDRVAIKTHMGEWGNALNLRPHWVSAVADEVKRLGGKPAIVETCVAAYGESVSRISREDHLRVAAAHGFTEETMGCPIIICDGDYGTEDVKVEVPNGVYLKYAYLAKKLLDFDVVIVVSHFKGHAMGVFGGAMKNVGIGMASARGKYAIHNITHPEIGIKTWQINQDAVKKHAQAPSPNLIERMVDNCPCEAFAYDGETLTRDSEKCRQCGFCFAYLFQGVYNFPPELVPSWPAGITDAACGFIHAIGKEKMIFLNYAMDITPGCDCGNFHDKALTPNLGVFASRDPVAVDMACIEAAEAVTAVPGSAASEYGFGEPNTERFTNCSSMAKLSQWAQLNAAVYNGMGDTEYVLVNSVTEFTEAFNFPPYTMAEPYTHVHKEIYKEINMDPGDYAYGKLPRLAMEEQSKKPKGKLKEISIAEDK encoded by the coding sequence ATGTCTTCAAAAGTGTATTATCTCAATGATCGTGCGGGCTCTATGATGGACAGTATTCCTTTTAAAGGAGTTAAGGTGCTGAAAGACGCGGGACTTGCCGGAATGATCAAGCCGGGTGACCGGGTTGCCATCAAGACGCATATGGGAGAGTGGGGCAATGCCCTGAATCTGCGTCCCCATTGGGTAAGTGCGGTAGCGGATGAGGTGAAGCGTCTGGGCGGAAAGCCTGCTATAGTGGAAACCTGCGTTGCCGCATATGGAGAGAGTGTTTCACGTATCTCCAGAGAAGACCATCTTCGGGTGGCGGCAGCCCACGGCTTTACAGAAGAAACCATGGGATGTCCAATCATTATCTGCGATGGTGACTATGGTACGGAAGATGTCAAAGTAGAAGTTCCGAACGGCGTATACTTAAAATATGCATACCTGGCGAAGAAGCTGCTGGATTTTGATGTGGTCATCGTGGTCAGCCATTTTAAAGGGCATGCTATGGGCGTCTTTGGAGGTGCCATGAAAAATGTGGGAATCGGTATGGCATCTGCCAGAGGGAAATATGCCATACACAATATCACACATCCGGAAATTGGAATTAAGACGTGGCAGATTAATCAGGATGCTGTAAAAAAACATGCACAGGCACCAAGTCCCAATCTGATTGAACGCATGGTAGATAACTGCCCTTGTGAAGCATTTGCTTATGATGGAGAGACACTGACACGTGACAGCGAAAAATGCCGCCAGTGCGGCTTCTGCTTTGCTTACCTCTTCCAGGGCGTGTATAATTTCCCACCGGAACTGGTTCCGAGCTGGCCTGCCGGAATCACAGATGCAGCCTGTGGATTTATACATGCGATTGGAAAGGAGAAGATGATTTTCCTGAACTATGCCATGGATATCACACCAGGGTGTGACTGCGGAAACTTCCATGACAAAGCGCTCACTCCCAATCTCGGAGTATTTGCATCCCGTGATCCTGTTGCCGTGGATATGGCCTGCATTGAGGCTGCGGAAGCGGTGACTGCCGTTCCGGGTTCTGCCGCTTCAGAGTATGGTTTCGGAGAACCGAATACGGAACGCTTTACAAACTGCTCCAGCATGGCAAAGCTCAGTCAATGGGCCCAGCTGAATGCCGCCGTTTATAATGGAATGGGAGACACGGAATACGTGTTGGTTAACTCAGTCACAGAGTTTACAGAAGCATTTAATTTTCCACCCTATACGATGGCGGAGCCTTATACCCATGTGCATAAGGAGATA